The Malus sylvestris chromosome 14, drMalSylv7.2, whole genome shotgun sequence genome segment CACCAAGAGCTAGCTTCTTCTGCAAACCCTAGttctcaaaaccctaattctccaAACGTAAAAAACCATGTCGAGTTCTAGCGTTTGGAGCAAAGAAGAAGACAAAGCGTTCGAGAACGCAATTGCCATGCATTGGATCGATGAAAATTCAGAAGAACAGTGGGAAAAGATTGCTGAGTTGGTTCCAAGCAAAAGCATGGAGGAGTTAAAGCAACACTACCAAATGCTAGTCGACGACGTGGGTGCAATCGAGGCGGGGCGAGTGTCCCCGCCTAACTACACAGCTGATGAAACTGCTAATACAGTATCGTCCAGTAAGGACAGTGGCCATCGTGCTTCTTCTTCCGGGGCTTCGGCTTCTGATAAGAGATTGAATTGCGGTCACGGAGGTGGGTTTTTGGGTTCAGTTCACGACTCCGCTAGCCATGGCGGTAAGGGAGGATCGAGGGCGGACCAAGAGAGGAAGAAGGGGATACCATGGACTGAAGAAGAACACAGGTACACTCGTTATATTGCTTTTGCTCATATATAAATCTCTATTTTCAACTGTCGTCGCGTGTAAGTTCGTATTTAGGAAGGACGCATTTGAAGCATACTTACTAATTTGAAAGATTTGCCTTTAAGTTTGGAATTAGGTCAAGTCAGATTCAGGAAAAAAACCATGTGGGATATGCAAGTGTGGGGAGATCAATGTGGGGAGATAAGCAAGTGTAGGCAATTTGACATTATTAATGTCGAGAAAGCGTTATTGTTTGTTTATTGTCCTTCAATTCTGTTTCCGATTAAAAGTTTGTAACcagttttattttttcatcAGGTTATTTCTACTTGGTCTAGACAAGTTTGGGAAAGGGGATTGGAGAAGCATTTCAAGAAACTTTGTCATTTCCAGAACTCCAACTCAAGTAGCAAGCCACGCACAAAAATATTTCATCCGTTTGAACTCCATGAACAGAGACAGGAGGAGATCAAGCATCCATGACATTACAAGCGTCAACCACGGAGACGTTTCATCTCACCAGCAGCCGCCAATTACCGGGCAGCAGACCAGTACGTACGCACCAACTGCGGCCACCACGATAGGAGTAGGAGTAGGACCGCAGTCGGTGAAGCACAGGCCTCAGCCACACATGGCAGGTTTAGGGATGTATGGAGCACCAATGGGGCACCCGGTTTCTGCTCCTCCGGGGCATATGGCGTCCGCCGTGGGCACTCCAGTTATGCTTCCTCCAGGCCACCACCCCCATGCCCATCCTCCTTACGTCGTCCCAGTTGCTTACCCAATGGCACATCCAACAATGCACCAATAACAAAACAGTAATTTTCTTCCTATTTATTAGGGTTTTCAGGTCTCAAGTGGGTTTGAAAGGGAGCAATAATACATAGTAGAGCAGAAGGCAGAGAATAAGTGCTGAGAAGTAGTACTAATTTCTATTCGAATCATATTTTTTTCGTAGAAACATCCCGAAATTAAAGCTGCATTCCTCGTTGTAAAGAAAGATTTGTTATCGGGGTCTTGCCGGAATATATTTACgcgagatagagagagagatctgTACTCGAATTGaaattcataagttgtgataaTGTATGATTAAAACATCATCGCTTGGCAAAAAAGCGAACGGGAAGCGGTATCAATACATCGTTCCTGAGCTAGCTGTT includes the following:
- the LOC126599980 gene encoding transcription factor MYBS1-like, whose product is MSSSSVWSKEEDKAFENAIAMHWIDENSEEQWEKIAELVPSKSMEELKQHYQMLVDDVGAIEAGRVSPPNYTADETANTVSSSKDSGHRASSSGASASDKRLNCGHGGGFLGSVHDSASHGGKGGSRADQERKKGIPWTEEEHRLFLLGLDKFGKGDWRSISRNFVISRTPTQVASHAQKYFIRLNSMNRDRRRSSIHDITSVNHGDVSSHQQPPITGQQTSTYAPTAATTIGVGVGPQSVKHRPQPHMAGLGMYGAPMGHPVSAPPGHMASAVGTPVMLPPGHHPHAHPPYVVPVAYPMAHPTMHQ